From the genome of Variovorax sp. RA8:
GAGTCGTGCCACAGTCTGCCTTGCGGTATTCGTGTCTGTGCCGGTATTCTGTTGCGAACTAACAATTCCACGATTTTTTTCTGTAATCGAGCAGAATCCCGACGGACCTCCGATCGAAGGAAGCCCTTCCCCACATCGCGTCTCGAAGCCCTGTATGACCGTCTTCAACATCGCAATCACCATGGACATCGTCTGCGCAGCCATCAGCATGGCCGGCAGCCTGCTCGTGGCGCGCTATGACCGGTGGTCGTACCTGGGCTGGATGGCCTGGCTCGTCGCCAACGTTCTCTGGATCGTCTGGGCGTTCACCGCGCCGACGGCGCCCGTGTGGGGCGTTGTCGCCCAGAACGTTTTCTTCTTCTACACCAGCGTGAAGGGCTACCTGGCCTGCCGCAAGTCCATGAAGTCAGCAGCGGCCCCTGCTGTTGCGCGGTCTGGGCTTCCGGCGTCGTCCTGAACGCCCTCCCCCGCGCCCTTCTCTGAATCACATGACCACCCAGCACCTGGATCTCCGCAGGCTACCCACTCCCAAGATCGAAGCCCTCCGCGGCAAGTTCGAAGGCCATCTACGAACCACCTTGTTTCAAGGCCTGCCGGACGGCACCGTGCGCCAGCTCCTCGAGCGCGTGGGCGCCGGCTACGCCGAAGGTCACATCGATGCCGCATGGAACGGATTCCAATGGGGCGGCGATCACGTGCGAACCCTGGTCCAGGAAGCACTGCATCAGCTCGAAGACGATCACAAGCCGGCCGAGGTCCGCGAAGTCGGCGCAGCGCCCGCGGATGCCGCGCGCCCGAATGCTGAAGCCGTCGCCGCCTCCTACTATCCGTCTACCAACGGCGAGGAGATCGACTGGGCTCTTCCCCTCTTCGACAGCGACGGAAACCAGCACCGACTTGTCGAGCTCGGGGGCATCCAGGTGGTCACCCGCCACTCGTTCGCCTTCGTCATCTGGGACCGGAGATCGCTCACGATGGTCAACAACCCCGACGACACGCCGTTGACCATCGGGAACACCCCATGTCGCCTGAGGAGCGCGAGCGCCGGCGCCAAGTGGGCGCAGCAATGCTGGGCGACCTGCATGCTCAGGTTGCAGCGCAGCGGGCGGAAGACGACCAAGAGGACCGCAGCTCGGCTCCGCGCGTCTGATCGAGGTGGTCGACATTCCCGTCATCGCTCTCTTCGTGGCTGCCATCGCGTGCGGCTTCGTCGGCGCGCTCGTCGGTGCAGCATTCGTGGTGAACTCCCTGCGCAAGGGCCAGATCGCCGTGCGGACGGTTGAGCTGCCGCGGCAGCTCATGGCTCTCGACTCACTCAGCGTCTCCACCAACTTCGTGGAAGAGGACGGCCGGGTTGTCATGAGCATGAAAAAGGAGATCCAGTCATCGCAAGTGCAGGCTGAGACGGTGCAGGCCTGGCTCGACGACAACGACCTGGTCGCCCAGTTCAAGGGGCGCGACTTCAAGGTGCCTCCCCCGACGAGCAATCCCTGGAAGGCCACACAGTGAGTGCCGCATTCCAGCGCATGAGCGCGGCAGAGTACCGCGCACGCATGGGGCTTGCCCCGGCGGGCACGCCTGAGGGCGAACTCGCGCCAGAGCGCTTGCGGGTTCGAGGCGGAGCGCTGGCGCTGGTCAAGCCCGACGCGCTGGCTGACGCGGTGTCCAACCCGAATCCTGTCGCGCTTGCGCCCGACATTGAAGCGCCTGCCCGGTCTCGCAAGCCCCGCAAGCTCACGCTGACGAGTGGCCACCCGACGGAGGACCAGATCCACCGGGCCTGTGCGGACTGGGTCTTCGCTCACGAGGGGATGTACCCCTTCCTGCGCTGGCTCATGCACGTGCCCAACGGCGGCCTGCGCAGTCGGGGCGAGGCCGGAAAGATGCGCGCCATGGGCGTGCGCAAGGGCGTCGTGGACTGGATCCTTCCATTTCCGAGCCCCGCTGGCCGATATACCGGCTTGGCGATCGAAGTGAAGTCCCACCGCGGAACGGTGAGCGACGAGCAACAAGATTTTTTGGACGACGCGGCTGCTGCCGGCTGGCTCGCCGCCGTCGCCCGTTCAAGTGATGAATTTGTGAAGGTAGTAGAGCAATGGATCCGAGAAAGACCCTGATCGATGAGCACGCGCGGCGGCGCATCGGCGAGGCCATGGGAGAGCCAGCAGAAGTCGTCTGGCGCGTGATGGACCATGAGGAGATCAACTGCGCCCGTGAGTTCAACCGCAGCAACTCCAGACACCCCGAGCGGGACTGCAGGACCTGGATTGCTGAGCGCGACAAGCTCCACGCCGAGCACAAACCCGGCTACCAGGCGCGCCCCTACGAGGTCTTCCCCAACTACCTAGGCCTGACGAACGCCGGTGCGCGCTTCGTCAATTGGGGCCTCATGCAGCTGGACGAGCCCGGCCGCGAGAACCTCTACACGCGCATGCTCGGCAGCGAGACGGTCGTGATTGCCCTCGCCGCCATCCTTTTCCCTGAGCCCACCTGATCGCACCTGACGCGACGCGAACGATGTCCACTCTCGAACAAGCACCCGCATCCAGCTTCCTCTTCTTCACGGGCAACGGCTCCGACAAGGTCTATCAGGCACACCTGCGGCAGAAGGATGCCGGCTGGGTGGTCGACTATGGGAATGGTCCGCGCGGCGGCTCCCTACGCACCGGCACCAAGACGGCAACGCCCCTCGCCTACGAGGCGGCCAAGAAGATCTACGACAAGCTGGTGCGCGAGAAGACCTCGGGCGGCTACACCCCGGACCAGTCGGGCACGCTCTACACCGCGAGCGACCTCGCGGGGCGCAAGAGCGGCGAGCTGCCGCAGCTGCCCACGGCGATCACCGAGGACCAGGCCGAGCTGCTTATCAGAGACACGCGCTGGGGTCTGCAGCAGAAGGCCGATGGCGAGAACCGCATCCTGATCGTGGAGGGCGCCGCGGTCCGCGGCACCAACCGGCGCGGCCTCTTCGTCGACATCCCTCAGCACTGGAGAAGCCTTCACTCGGACGGCCGCACCGTCATCGCCGGCGAGCACGTCGGCGACCGCTTCATGGCCTTCGACTTGCTGGAGTTCAAGGGCCAGGACTTCCGGGGCCGCCCGTTCCTCACCCGCTTCAACGAACTCGAACAGATCGCCAGGTCCATCCCATGGATGGAAGTGCTCGAACTGAGCGTCGCCACGGAGGACAAGCGCTGCCGAGCAGCCGAAATCCTCGCGTCGAATGGCGAAGGCTTCGTCTTCAAGCGGCTTGAGGCCCCCTTCGAAGCCGGCCGCAGCGAGGACAGCCTGAAGTTCAAGTTCACCGAGACCTCCACCTGCCTGGTGCTGCGCCAAAACGCCCAGCGCTCGGTCGCGGTGGGCCTGCGCGACGACAAGGGCGCCATGGTCGACTTGGGCAACGTGACGATCCCGCCGAGCGAGGCCATGCCCGCCGTGGGCAGCCTGGTCGAAGTGCGATACCTCTACCGCTTCAACGACGGCAAGTTCGAGCAGCCAGTCTTCAAGATGCCGCGCCCGGACATGACTGAAGAGGCCGCGGTGCTCTCGCAGGTGACGCGAATCAAGATGCGAGGTGACGAACGTTCAGAGAGCGGGGACGAGGAAACCGACGAATGCCTCGAAGATCGCCCTCGCGGCTGATCCCGTATCTGCGGCCGCGCCGCTTTGTCTAATCGAACCGACGGCGAACAACCCTCGCGTGCGGCGCAACGCCAAGATGTCAAGGTCCACTTTTCCCCGTCCCCGGTGGACAGCTCTGTGGACAAGTCCATGAGCAACCACTCGGAACCGCATCTGGCGTGGCTTCCCTTGGGGTGCTCACAGAACAGGCAGACAGAATTTTTTTTAGAACGTGTTGGCCAATGCTCTCCCGACAACTGTCGGGGCGTCTCAGACACCTTGATTCCCCGAATTCCCGCGCTTCAATCTCACTCACCTCACCTTCTTGGAAAGCCGGTCCATCAAGCGCCGCGTCTCCAGCAAACCAGCCTCCTCCTCGAGCCCGTCATCGGCCACCTCGCCGCCGATCCAGCTGCGCTCGAAGATGACCTTTATCCAATCCTCTCCGAATCCTCTGTAGAGCGGAAGCCTGCGCAGCATGGGATGCGCCAGCATCGTGCTGACGAACTCCCGCGGCCGCTGGCGCAGGAACGGACGCACCGTGAGTTCCGGTCGTCAGGTCCATGCGCATGGTCTTGCCCACCAGGTAGCCGAACTCCGGAAACGGGCACGCCGGCTTCGCATCGAAGTTGAACGAGAGGTAGGCGAGGTTCCAGGCCTCAAGGTCGTCCCTGAACGCAGGAATCGTGCTCGGGCCGCAGAACACGCCGTCGACGATCCGCCCGTAGTCCTCGATCGGCTTTGCTGAATACCTCACTCGATTGCCCTCACTCGAACGCCTCTTCCATTGGGGGCCGAGCCTACCAGTTCGCGCTGAGCACCTGCCCGCGCAATCGTGACCGCCTTTGCGCTTGCCATAGCGCGATCGCTGTTGCGGTCTGTGGCCGGGTTCGAGTTCGGCTAGCACGGCCGCGAGCCGGAGCCAATGCCCTAGCGCAACTGCTGTTGCGGCCCGTATGCTGGGTCGACATGAACCGACTCTCCACAAGCTCGCAGCGCTACGGCGGCGCGGCACTCAGGTTTCCCCCTGCGGGCAGCAACCAGAACCGCCCACTATCCGAGGCGTCGGCCTCGCTGCCCGGCGGCCAGCCCTTCATCGGATGGGCCCGGCATGCTCCGGCCGGCAGCGCCAGCCACGAGGTGAGCTCTCGGGGGGACAGCCGCTTCAGCGCCCTCTTCGCACGCCTGAAGGACGGCAGGACCATCGAGGAGGCGTGGCAGCTCGACTGCAAGGGGTATCGCACCCTCGGGAACGACTGGCGCCTCGGCAAGGGGAAGCAGCCGCTGCGGGCCATCGACCAGTGGGGCGAATACCTGGGACTCTGGCGCACCTGGGCCGCAGAAAATCCGCAGGCCATGGCGGAACTGGGCGCGCTGGCCCAAGGCCGATTCCTCACCGACATGTTCGCGAGCAGCCCAAACTCGCAGGCCCGCGCCCTGGCGACGCTGTTAGCCGAGGCCAACGGCTGGCGCCTAGCGGAGCCGAGCGGCGGCACCGGCGCCAGGCCGAGCGCCCAGGTTCAAGGTCAGCCGGGCCTTTTCAGCCCGACTCCAGCGCCCGGCGGGGCACCTGTTGCGTGAGGGAAACAGAACCGCGCGTAGCAATTTCGGAGCGTTCAGAGGGAAGCATCGTGAACGGTTTCCACGAACTTCATTGATTCCGCTACGATACTCTGACGCGAACGAAAGGGGCGAGCAACGACGCCAGGAATCGGGCGCTCGAAAGACTCACATGACACCAACCAGCCTCGACCTCTTCGCCGATCCCGAAATCGCCGGCGCTCCAGCGCTCCAGCCTGTCGGCATCCCCAGTTCGATCACTGCCACCGGCACGGGCATGCCGCCCGAATGGGGCCCGTACGCCCTCGACATCGTCTTCGCGGACCGCAAGCAGTACCGCAAGGCCTACCTCACTCCAGCCGCATCTGCCGACCTCGTGCACGCTCTCTGGACCTACGCGCTGGCCCGCCATGAATCGACGATTGCCCAGCGCGTGGCCGACACCTCGGTACTGCTCGGGCACCGCTCGCGCAAGGACAAGCTGAACGAGGCGCTGTGCCTCATCGAAAGCCACGGCATCATGGGGCAAGACATCCCGCCCGCCCGCGAGTTCGGCCCATCGTTCGATCTGCGGCACCTCGCCGGAGAGTCGCCCTTCCCAGTTGCCGAGACTGCTTGATGGAGCGCCTCACCCGCGCCCAGCTCGACCAGCTGCGCCTCGAGCTGGCCGAGATCGCCGCTCGCGCGCCGCGCTTCGTTCGTCAGGCGCGCAACCAGGCCGGCCGCGACTTCGTGATCGGTGATGTCCACGGCGCGTTCGACGAGGTCTGGAAGGCCATGAAGCTGGCTGGCTTCGATCGCTCGCGAGACCCCCTTTTCAGCGTCGGGGACCTGGTGGACCGGGGGGTGGGTTCCCATCGTGCCGGACGCTTCCTCGCGCAGCCCTACGTCTTAGCCGTCCGAGGCAACCACGAGGCCGATCTGATCGATCTCCACATGGACAACGACGATCCGGACGAGACGCGCGGAGTGCTCGCGCGCATCAACGTGAACCTCCCCCGTCAAGCGCTGACGCGCTGTGATGGGGGCATCCGGATACCTTCCGCATAGGACCGAGCCTAGGCAGAGATTCGGAGGTCTGCGTCATTCGAGGCTTGCACCTCGACTGGCGACTGACGATCTCCTGACACGGACGTAACTTCGAGCCGTTCCAGCTCTAGAGCCGTTTCGCGTTTCCGCGCGAAGGCCACTCGCTTCCTCTTGTTCGTTTCGCTTTTGGGCAGTTCGCCCCTGAGGATCGCCTCGATCGCCAGCCACTGGAGCACCCGCGCTGCATTGACATCCGCGTTGGCCTCGTGACCACATCCCACGCAGTGGAAGGTTTCCTGGTCCAAACGGTTGTTTGCATCGCAGCATCCGCACTTGGCGCACGTCTGTGACGTGAACGCCGGCGGCAGCGTGTAGACGAGCTTGTTGCGCTTCTTCGCCTTGTACGTCGTGAAGCGCCGGACCGAGCCCCAGGCGCTGCGAAGTATCGCGGCGTTGAGTCCGGCCTTGGCGGCGGAGCCGTTGCGGGCCCAGCGCTGCCGCATCCTGCCTGGGGCGAGGTGCAGCGGTCATGTTCTTTATCTGCAGGTCTTCGAAGGCGAAGACCCGTGCATCGGAGTTGACCAGCGCATGGCTGGTCTTGTGCGCGAAGTCCTGACGGACGTTGGCGCAGTAGGCCGTCTGGCGCGCAGCGCGCTTCTTGAGCTTCCGGTAGCCTGCGCTCGCGCGCATCTTGCCGTCCGTCCCCTTGACGTTGGGGGAACGCGCCATGCGACGCTGATAACGACGCCTGCGGATCTCGGCGCGCGCCATGCGTTCCTTCTGCACATCGGAGAAGTCCCAGGCCTTGCCGTCGCATCCCATCAGCGGCACCTTGACCCCTCGGTCGCCGGACCAGACCCTCTGCTCGAGGTCCGCCAGGCCCTGGACCTCGTACAACAGTTCCTCTGCGCTGCGCTCGATGCGTGGTTCAAGCTGTCCAGGCCGGGCATGCTCAAGAGCCAGGCCCTCGTAGCTGAAGCTCACGAACCACTTGCCGTTGGGCTACGACCGAGATGACGATCTGCTTCCCCATCTCCCAGGCACGATGGGCCTGGAACGACAGCGCCCAATAGGGTTGGCCTTAGTGCCCAGCTCGATCACCCAGCCTTGCCGGTCAGAGCGCCCGGCATAGGGCAGCGTAAGAAGCGGAAGAGTTCGCTGGTCACCAGCACCGACTGGCGCCCATAACGCTCTTGACCTTGGGTGCGCCTCCCAGGCCCGCCGGAAGCGCTGCAGCCCGTGTAGAAGCGAAACGCTCCATTGCGCAGGATCTGCGAAGGTACATCACTGAGGAAGCCCGTCTCGCTGGTGATCAGATGCGAGTAGGCCTGGTTGTCCGACGGAACGCCGCCTTCAGCGCGAACGCGATCTCGCTCGCGCGTCTTGGCATTCCTGATGAACCGCTGGTGTCCGATCCACATGCGCAGATGAGCCACAAGACTTGAGTCTGGGCTTGCGCTAAATCGGACGCCGGATTGCATTGAGCGCAGTATCTACAATGCCTGGGATTATGTACAGTGTTGTGAGGCGCCCGTGCAACATCGCTCGAAAGGATTGCGCCGCTTGAACCGCGACTCGGCTCCGCACTCTCTCACGAGCCCTCCCGAGAAAGGCCGGGCCCGACTGCACCGACGCCCTACGTCTCCTACTCCGAACACCTGACCAACGCAGACGGGAGCGCTTCGTCAGCAAGCCCACGGGGTCGCAGTTCTGCCCCGTCTGCAGCGAACACAAACCGGTCACTGGCGGTCAGTTCCGCAGGATCGCGGGCCGCTCGCAGTTCATCTCAGCGACGCGTGCGCGGTGAAGATCGGCCTCAAGCCAAGGGCTGCTGCGGCACATTGACAACAAGCCCGACGCTCTCAACAGTCAAAGTAGTACCTACTTGATACGTGCCCTGGCACATATCGAAGGCTCGCGCGCTTTTTTTGCGCGTTGCTCTAGCGCGAATTGAGTCCGCGTCGATACTATGAATTGTCATTAAAT
Proteins encoded in this window:
- a CDS encoding VRR-NUC domain-containing protein; the encoded protein is MSAAFQRMSAAEYRARMGLAPAGTPEGELAPERLRVRGGALALVKPDALADAVSNPNPVALAPDIEAPARSRKPRKLTLTSGHPTEDQIHRACADWVFAHEGMYPFLRWLMHVPNGGLRSRGEAGKMRAMGVRKGVVDWILPFPSPAGRYTGLAIEVKSHRGTVSDEQQDFLDDAAAAGWLAAVARSSDEFVKVVEQWIRERP
- a CDS encoding ATP-dependent DNA ligase, whose amino-acid sequence is MSTLEQAPASSFLFFTGNGSDKVYQAHLRQKDAGWVVDYGNGPRGGSLRTGTKTATPLAYEAAKKIYDKLVREKTSGGYTPDQSGTLYTASDLAGRKSGELPQLPTAITEDQAELLIRDTRWGLQQKADGENRILIVEGAAVRGTNRRGLFVDIPQHWRSLHSDGRTVIAGEHVGDRFMAFDLLEFKGQDFRGRPFLTRFNELEQIARSIPWMEVLELSVATEDKRCRAAEILASNGEGFVFKRLEAPFEAGRSEDSLKFKFTETSTCLVLRQNAQRSVAVGLRDDKGAMVDLGNVTIPPSEAMPAVGSLVEVRYLYRFNDGKFEQPVFKMPRPDMTEEAAVLSQVTRIKMRGDERSESGDEETDECLEDRPRG
- a CDS encoding metallophosphoesterase translates to MERLTRAQLDQLRLELAEIAARAPRFVRQARNQAGRDFVIGDVHGAFDEVWKAMKLAGFDRSRDPLFSVGDLVDRGVGSHRAGRFLAQPYVLAVRGNHEADLIDLHMDNDDPDETRGVLARINVNLPRQALTRCDGGIRIPSA
- a CDS encoding zinc ribbon domain-containing protein, which encodes MRQRWARNGSAAKAGLNAAILRSAWGSVRRFTTYKAKKRNKLVYTLPPAFTSQTCAKCGCCDANNRLDQETFHCVGCGHEANADVNAARVLQWLAIEAILRGELPKSETNKRKRVAFARKRETALELERLEVTSVSGDRQSPVEVQASNDADLRISA